In Necator americanus strain Aroian chromosome IV, whole genome shotgun sequence, the following proteins share a genomic window:
- a CDS encoding hypothetical protein (NECATOR_CHRIV.G15647.T1) produces MVKAVDCEIIPLWIAMGALITVIFSTMNVTCGKRKSKVLEMPERQSCEEVSEVTESETDEDAKSPEKISLAEKSLDELKAMCRCTPKPLPVLRYRRTGKPPILYYARSGSSGNENKSLSSTLDENKPEQKSRTHWFYASKSSTKNARIQGQESMALDKSQEEPVRLSEERCISFKQPKKKRIVGARDPQYMTLAELNPDCYFEYPKSKQAVGDDF; encoded by the exons ATGGTTAAAGCTGTAGATTGTGAAATC ATTCCTCTGTGGATAGCTATGGGTGCATTGATAACCGTGATTTTTTCGACTATGAATGTAACATGCGGCAAGAGAAAAAGCAAG GTCCTTGAAATGCCAGAAAGGCAAAGTTGT gaagaagtgaGTGAAGTCACCGAATCAGAAACGGACGAAGACGCAAAAAGTCCTGAGAAAATCTCGCTAGCTGAAAAGTCACTCGATGAGCTCAAAGCAATGTGCAGATGCACTCCCAAGCCACTACCAGTCCTAAGATATCGCAGAACGGGAAAACCTCCAATTCTTTATTATGCACGTTCAGGATCTAGcggaaacgaaaataaaagtttaagTAGTACTCTAGACGAGAACAAACCAGAACAG aaatcaCGAACGCACTGGTTTTATGCGTCAAAG TCCAGTACAAAGAATGCACGGATTCAAGGACAAGAGAGCATGGCATTAGATAAATCCCAAGAGGAACCTGTTAGGTTAAGTGAAGAAAGATGCATAAGTTTCAAGCagcctaaaaaaaaaaggattgtgGGTGCCCGTGatccgcagtatatg ACTCTTGCAGAGCTCAATCCAGACTGTTATTTTGAATATCCGAAGTCGAAGCAAGCTGTTGGAGACGATTTTTAA
- a CDS encoding hypothetical protein (NECATOR_CHRIV.G15647.T2), translated as MVKAVDCEIIPLWIAMGALITVIFSTMNVTCGKRKSKEEVSEVTESETDEDAKSPEKISLAEKSLDELKAMCRCTPKPLPVLRYRRTGKPPILYYARSGSSGNENKSLSSTLDENKPEQKSRTHWFYASKSSTKNARIQGQESMALDKSQEEPVRLSEERCISFKQPKKKRIVGARDPQYMTLAELNPDCYFEYPKSKQAVGDDF; from the exons ATGGTTAAAGCTGTAGATTGTGAAATC ATTCCTCTGTGGATAGCTATGGGTGCATTGATAACCGTGATTTTTTCGACTATGAATGTAACATGCGGCAAGAGAAAAAGCAAG gaagaagtgaGTGAAGTCACCGAATCAGAAACGGACGAAGACGCAAAAAGTCCTGAGAAAATCTCGCTAGCTGAAAAGTCACTCGATGAGCTCAAAGCAATGTGCAGATGCACTCCCAAGCCACTACCAGTCCTAAGATATCGCAGAACGGGAAAACCTCCAATTCTTTATTATGCACGTTCAGGATCTAGcggaaacgaaaataaaagtttaagTAGTACTCTAGACGAGAACAAACCAGAACAG aaatcaCGAACGCACTGGTTTTATGCGTCAAAG TCCAGTACAAAGAATGCACGGATTCAAGGACAAGAGAGCATGGCATTAGATAAATCCCAAGAGGAACCTGTTAGGTTAAGTGAAGAAAGATGCATAAGTTTCAAGCagcctaaaaaaaaaaggattgtgGGTGCCCGTGatccgcagtatatg ACTCTTGCAGAGCTCAATCCAGACTGTTATTTTGAATATCCGAAGTCGAAGCAAGCTGTTGGAGACGATTTTTAA